From Columba livia isolate bColLiv1 breed racing homer chromosome 5, bColLiv1.pat.W.v2, whole genome shotgun sequence, one genomic window encodes:
- the MTCH2 gene encoding mitochondrial carrier homolog 2 isoform X1 produces the protein MADAASQVLLGSGLTVLSQPLMYVKVLVQVGYEPLPPTLGRNVFGRQVYQLPGLFAYAKHIVKVDGRAGLFKGLTPRLCSSAIGTVVHSKVLQRYQEAEQAEPGSSKKEPVSSLEQVLKETSREMVARSAATLITHPFHVITLRCMVQFIGRETKYSGTLSAFATIYREEGILGFFAGLIPRLLGDILSLWLCNMLAYLINTYALENGASTMTEMKSYSQAVTGFFASMLTYPFVLVSNLMAVNNCGLAGGLLPYAPTYSSWLDCWSQLHREGNMSRGNSLFFRKVPAGKRYVWDERRFR, from the exons ATGGCGGACGCGGCCTcgcaggtgctgctgggctcGGGGCTCACCGTGCTCTCGCAGCCCCTCATGTACGTGAAGGTGCTGGTGCAG GTGGGCTACGAGCCGCTGCCGCCCACCCTGGGCAGGAACGTTTTCGGGCGCCAGGTCTACCAGCTGCCCGGCCTCTTCGCGTACG ccaAGCACATCGTGAAGGTCGATGGAAGAGCGGGACTCTTCAAGGGCCTCACCCCCCGCCTCTGCTCCAGCGCCATCGGCACCGTCGTGCACAGCAAAGTGCTGCAG CGATACCAGGAGGCTGAGCAGGCTGAG CCTGGAAGCAGCAAGAAGGAGCCGGTGTCCTCGCTGGAGCAGGTGCTGAAGGAG ACCTCCCGAGAGATGGTCGCTCGCTCCGCCGCCACACTCATCACCCACCCCTTTCACG TGATCACCCTGCGCTGCATGGTGCAGTTCATTGGCCGCGAGACCAAGTACAG CGGGACACTAAGCGCCTTCGCCACGATTTACCGAGAAGAGGGCATCCTGGGCTTCTTCGC CGGCCTCATCCCGCGGCTCCTCGGGGACATCCTCTCCCTCTGGCTCTGCAACATGCTGGCCTACCTCATCAACACGTACGCGCTGGAGAACGGG GCCTCCACCATGACTGAGATGAAGAGCTACTCGCAGGCAGTGACCGGC TTTTTCGCCAGCATGCTGACCTACCCCTTCGTGCTGGTCTCCAACCTGATGGCCGTGAATAACTGCGG gCTGGCTGGGGGTCTCCTCCCCTACGCGCCCACCTACTCCTCCTGGCTGGATTGCTGGAGCCAGCTGCACCGGGAG GGCAACATGAGCCGAGGGAACAGCCTGTTTTTCCGCAAGGTGCCCGCAGGGAAGCGCTACGTGTGGGACGAGAGGAGGTTTCGCTGA
- the MTCH2 gene encoding mitochondrial carrier homolog 2 isoform X2 encodes MADAASQVLLGSGLTVLSQPLMYVKVLVQVGYEPLPPTLGRNVFGRQVYQLPGLFAYAKHIVKVDGRAGLFKGLTPRLCSSAIGTVVHSKVLQPGSSKKEPVSSLEQVLKETSREMVARSAATLITHPFHVITLRCMVQFIGRETKYSGTLSAFATIYREEGILGFFAGLIPRLLGDILSLWLCNMLAYLINTYALENGASTMTEMKSYSQAVTGFFASMLTYPFVLVSNLMAVNNCGLAGGLLPYAPTYSSWLDCWSQLHREGNMSRGNSLFFRKVPAGKRYVWDERRFR; translated from the exons ATGGCGGACGCGGCCTcgcaggtgctgctgggctcGGGGCTCACCGTGCTCTCGCAGCCCCTCATGTACGTGAAGGTGCTGGTGCAG GTGGGCTACGAGCCGCTGCCGCCCACCCTGGGCAGGAACGTTTTCGGGCGCCAGGTCTACCAGCTGCCCGGCCTCTTCGCGTACG ccaAGCACATCGTGAAGGTCGATGGAAGAGCGGGACTCTTCAAGGGCCTCACCCCCCGCCTCTGCTCCAGCGCCATCGGCACCGTCGTGCACAGCAAAGTGCTGCAG CCTGGAAGCAGCAAGAAGGAGCCGGTGTCCTCGCTGGAGCAGGTGCTGAAGGAG ACCTCCCGAGAGATGGTCGCTCGCTCCGCCGCCACACTCATCACCCACCCCTTTCACG TGATCACCCTGCGCTGCATGGTGCAGTTCATTGGCCGCGAGACCAAGTACAG CGGGACACTAAGCGCCTTCGCCACGATTTACCGAGAAGAGGGCATCCTGGGCTTCTTCGC CGGCCTCATCCCGCGGCTCCTCGGGGACATCCTCTCCCTCTGGCTCTGCAACATGCTGGCCTACCTCATCAACACGTACGCGCTGGAGAACGGG GCCTCCACCATGACTGAGATGAAGAGCTACTCGCAGGCAGTGACCGGC TTTTTCGCCAGCATGCTGACCTACCCCTTCGTGCTGGTCTCCAACCTGATGGCCGTGAATAACTGCGG gCTGGCTGGGGGTCTCCTCCCCTACGCGCCCACCTACTCCTCCTGGCTGGATTGCTGGAGCCAGCTGCACCGGGAG GGCAACATGAGCCGAGGGAACAGCCTGTTTTTCCGCAAGGTGCCCGCAGGGAAGCGCTACGTGTGGGACGAGAGGAGGTTTCGCTGA
- the MTCH2 gene encoding mitochondrial carrier homolog 2 isoform X3, which produces MVQFIGRETKYSGTLSAFATIYREEGILGFFAGLIPRLLGDILSLWLCNMLAYLINTYALENGASTMTEMKSYSQAVTGFFASMLTYPFVLVSNLMAVNNCGLAGGLLPYAPTYSSWLDCWSQLHREGNMSRGNSLFFRKVPAGKRYVWDERRFR; this is translated from the exons ATGGTGCAGTTCATTGGCCGCGAGACCAAGTACAG CGGGACACTAAGCGCCTTCGCCACGATTTACCGAGAAGAGGGCATCCTGGGCTTCTTCGC CGGCCTCATCCCGCGGCTCCTCGGGGACATCCTCTCCCTCTGGCTCTGCAACATGCTGGCCTACCTCATCAACACGTACGCGCTGGAGAACGGG GCCTCCACCATGACTGAGATGAAGAGCTACTCGCAGGCAGTGACCGGC TTTTTCGCCAGCATGCTGACCTACCCCTTCGTGCTGGTCTCCAACCTGATGGCCGTGAATAACTGCGG gCTGGCTGGGGGTCTCCTCCCCTACGCGCCCACCTACTCCTCCTGGCTGGATTGCTGGAGCCAGCTGCACCGGGAG GGCAACATGAGCCGAGGGAACAGCCTGTTTTTCCGCAAGGTGCCCGCAGGGAAGCGCTACGTGTGGGACGAGAGGAGGTTTCGCTGA
- the NUDT8 gene encoding mitochondrial coenzyme A diphosphatase NUDT8, which produces MAEAGGLLSGGSERRCRERLAAAGAARRGAAAAAAAVLVPLCSVRGRPALLFTLRSRRLGGPHSGDVSFPGGKRDPADADAVATALRETREELGLELGAETVWGQLRPLPDRQGQLVAPVVANLGLLENLTLTPNPDEVEEIFTLPLAHLLREENQGYTHFRTAGRYSYTLPVFLNGPHRVWGLTAIVTEMTLELLAPDRYRRKTHMLSRSPSV; this is translated from the exons ATGGCGGAGGCGGGGGGGTTGCTGAGCGGCGGCAGCGAGCGGCGGTGCCGGGAGCGgttggcggcggcgggggcggctcggcggggcgcggcggcggcggcggccgcggtgCTGGTGCCGCTGTGCTCGGTGCGGGGCCGCCCCGCGCTGCTCTTCACGCTGCGCTCCCGCCGCCTGGGCGGGCCCCACAGCGGCGACGTCAG CTTCCCCGGGGGGAAGCGGGACCCGGCGGACGCGGACGCGGTGGCCACGGCGCTGCGGGAGACGCgggaggagctggggctggagctgggagcCGAGACAGTCTGGGGGCAGCTGCGGCCGCTGCCCGACCGG CAGGGACAGCTGGTGGCTCCTGTTGTGGCCAacctggggctgctggagaACTTGACATTGACTCCCAACCCTGACGAG GTGGAGGAGATCTTCACGCTGCCGCTGGCGCATCTCCTGCGGGAGGAGAACCAGGGCTACACCCATTTCCGCACCGCCGGCCGTTACAGCTACACCCTCCCCGTCTTCCTCAACGGGCCCCACCGGGTCTGGGGGCTCACGGCCATCGTCACCGAGATGACGCTGGAGCTGCTGGCGCCCGACCGCTACCGCAGGAAGACCCACATGCTGTCCCGGAGCCCCTCAGTGTGA